In Schlegelella aquatica, one DNA window encodes the following:
- a CDS encoding LysR family transcriptional regulator, translating into MNFRTLDLNLLRVFDQVMAERNLTRAAQRLAMTQPAVSNALRRLREAIGDELVVRTASGVRPTPRAEALWPHVRAALDELRAALDPSAFDPRQNAATFRLAMADATAATLLPHLISAIEREQALTNLRVLPLTTRDPRALLERNEADFAVGYFPDAVAALSHEGHGAPLHHERLWDDEYVCVMRKDHPLAKRVLTLDEFCAAHHLLVSFSGRAHGFVDQALAALNRTRRVVLTVNQFFTAGRVVTQSDLLTVLPRQFVPATGFEGELVTRPLPLSLQGVHVEVLWHQRHDRHPAYRWMLQQVREAAARRREAALRPARA; encoded by the coding sequence GTGAACTTCCGCACGCTGGACCTGAACCTGCTGCGCGTCTTCGACCAGGTGATGGCCGAGCGCAACCTCACGCGCGCTGCGCAGCGCCTGGCGATGACCCAGCCCGCGGTCAGCAACGCGCTGCGCCGGCTGCGCGAGGCGATCGGCGACGAGCTGGTGGTGCGCACCGCCTCCGGCGTGCGGCCGACCCCGCGGGCCGAGGCGCTGTGGCCGCATGTGCGGGCCGCCCTGGACGAACTGCGCGCCGCCCTGGACCCGTCGGCCTTCGACCCCCGGCAGAACGCCGCGACGTTCCGCCTGGCGATGGCCGATGCGACCGCTGCGACGCTCCTGCCCCACTTGATTTCGGCGATAGAACGAGAGCAAGCGCTCACCAATCTGCGGGTGCTGCCGCTGACCACGCGCGACCCGCGGGCCCTGTTGGAGCGCAACGAGGCGGACTTCGCGGTGGGGTACTTCCCCGACGCGGTGGCCGCGCTCTCTCACGAAGGCCACGGAGCGCCGCTGCACCACGAACGGTTGTGGGACGACGAGTACGTGTGCGTGATGCGCAAGGACCACCCGCTGGCGAAGCGGGTCCTCACGCTCGACGAGTTCTGCGCCGCGCATCACCTGCTGGTGAGCTTTTCGGGCAGAGCGCATGGGTTCGTCGACCAGGCGCTGGCCGCCCTCAACCGCACGCGCCGGGTCGTGCTGACCGTCAACCAGTTCTTCACCGCGGGCCGGGTGGTGACGCAATCGGACCTGCTCACGGTGCTGCCCCGGCAGTTCGTGCCGGCCACCGGCTTCGAGGGCGAGCTCGTCACGCGGCCCCTGCCCCTCTCGCTGCAAGGCGTGCATGTGGAGGTGCTGTGGCACCAACGCCACGACCGGCACCCGGCGTACCGGTGGATGCTGCAACAGGTGCGTGAGGCGGCCGCCCGGCGCCGGGAGGCTGCGCTGCGACCTGCCCGGGCGTAG